In Paenibacillus sp. FSL R7-0345, a single window of DNA contains:
- the corA gene encoding magnesium/cobalt transporter CorA has product MIRTLAVTWQGEVLTGLPLQSIVLADYAWIWADFNAPTAEETRLLDSYFHFHPLAIEDCMHTLQRPKLDYYEDVQFFVLHALNEQTLEAEEVDLFLSPSFLVSYHHQQKPEMDEAWALVQAEIDSRKGWSGGPVAAAYTVMDKLVDRYFPSLYNLEDELADLEGMGEKESVEELMSQVFRVRGRLLKLRRTIVPMRDLMYRIVNSQHVQSNGEERVYFGDIHDHLLKLTDMIEVDREMTADLRDSYISLNSNRMNSIMKTLTVITTVFMPLTLIAGIYGMNFRVMPELDWTYGYPVILLVMLALGGSMFLWFRRSGWFK; this is encoded by the coding sequence ATGATACGTACACTCGCGGTGACCTGGCAGGGGGAGGTGCTGACGGGCCTGCCGCTCCAGAGTATTGTTTTGGCTGATTATGCCTGGATCTGGGCGGATTTTAACGCACCGACGGCGGAAGAGACACGGCTGCTGGACAGCTATTTTCACTTTCATCCCCTGGCGATTGAGGATTGCATGCACACACTGCAGCGGCCCAAGCTGGATTATTATGAGGATGTGCAGTTTTTTGTGCTGCATGCGCTGAATGAGCAGACGCTGGAGGCGGAAGAGGTAGATCTGTTTCTGAGTCCTAGCTTTCTCGTTTCTTATCACCACCAGCAGAAGCCGGAAATGGATGAGGCCTGGGCGCTGGTGCAGGCGGAAATTGACAGCCGCAAGGGCTGGTCGGGCGGTCCGGTGGCTGCAGCCTATACGGTGATGGACAAGCTGGTCGACCGGTATTTCCCGAGCCTGTACAATCTGGAGGACGAGCTGGCGGATCTGGAGGGCATGGGTGAAAAAGAGTCCGTTGAAGAGCTGATGAGCCAGGTCTTCCGGGTGCGCGGACGGCTGCTGAAGCTGCGGCGGACAATTGTGCCGATGCGTGACCTGATGTACCGGATCGTCAACTCGCAGCATGTGCAGAGTAACGGGGAGGAGCGTGTCTACTTTGGCGATATCCACGACCATCTGCTGAAGCTGACCGATATGATTGAGGTCGACCGCGAAATGACCGCCGATCTGCGCGACAGCTACATCTCGCTCAACTCCAACCGGATGAATTCGATTATGAAGACGCTGACGGTGATTACGACCGTATTCATGCCGCTGACGCTGATTGCCGGCATCTACGGGATGAACTTCCGGGTCATGCCGGAGCTGGACTGGACGTACGGGTACCCGGTCATTTTGCTGGTGATGCTGGCGCTTGGAGGAAGCATGTTCCTCTGGTTCCGGCGGAGCGGATGGTTTAAATAG
- a CDS encoding tyrosine protein kinase — MPHHYYNHSRRDGRSLAGSYAPSGYPGIGSYVQPPPPIESGMLPALGAGPVDTALAVPAAAAEVAPKAGGLLGGLGNLGNLANLANLEQIKGIVDRMGGIDGIVSSMGKVQKVVEGFQQMAPMVKLVMGTFGKKKGSGSLAAEEDAAMYQPKRKKRRPSKQRRKSPAKPKNRKKSSPSSAKRRRS, encoded by the coding sequence ATGCCTCATCATTACTATAATCATTCCCGCCGGGACGGCCGCTCACTGGCCGGTTCATATGCCCCTTCCGGCTATCCCGGCATCGGTTCCTACGTCCAGCCGCCGCCTCCAATTGAAAGCGGCATGCTGCCCGCACTCGGGGCAGGGCCTGTAGATACAGCACTCGCCGTACCGGCTGCCGCAGCTGAAGTGGCACCCAAAGCAGGGGGGCTGCTGGGCGGACTCGGCAATCTCGGCAATCTCGCGAACCTGGCTAATCTGGAGCAGATCAAGGGAATCGTAGACCGGATGGGCGGAATCGACGGGATTGTCAGCTCCATGGGTAAAGTGCAGAAGGTGGTTGAAGGCTTTCAGCAGATGGCGCCGATGGTGAAGCTGGTTATGGGTACTTTCGGTAAAAAGAAAGGCTCAGGCTCCTTAGCCGCCGAAGAGGACGCCGCCATGTATCAGCCGAAACGCAAAAAAAGACGCCCTTCCAAGCAGCGCCGCAAATCCCCGGCCAAACCAAAAAACCGCAAGAAGTCCTCTCCATCCTCTGCTAAACGCCGCCGCTCTTAG